In Zingiber officinale cultivar Zhangliang chromosome 6A, Zo_v1.1, whole genome shotgun sequence, a single genomic region encodes these proteins:
- the LOC121995458 gene encoding flavonoid 3'-monooxygenase CYP75B137-like, producing MAFLFYAFAFLLAALTHAAFALRRRRNGPPLPPGPRGLPLLGSLPFLQSDLHAHFGRLARTHGPIFSLHLGAKLGVVVSSPALAREVLRDHDAAFANRDVPASARIISYGGDANIVWNPNGPKWRMLRRVSVREMLCTAGLDAVYALRRREMRAAAANIRAQAGTAVDVGAEMFLATLNTVTGTLWGATLEGADEKMRSAVGKEFREVVAEITELLGQPDVSDFFPAVAWMDLQGIQRRMGVFLRRFDRIFEDIIEMRRKKEGGSVGEGKDFLEFMLRLEKEGCDGNTPFTMTNVKALLMDMVVGGTETTSNTVEWVMAEMLHKPEILKRAQAEVDAVVGRDAVVEESHIGHLPYLAAVIKETLRLHPALPLMVPHCPSATCVVGGYSVPAGARVFVNVWAIHRDPEVWEDPLEFRPERFENGGEAGKRGWDFSGNDFRYLPFGSGRRICAGVAMAERMASYMVATLVHSFEWQTPEGIGKEAAATDMEEKFGIVMKKARPLVLVPTPRLARDDLYS from the exons ATGGCCTTCCTCTTCTACGCCTTCGCCTTCCTCCTCGCCGCCCTCACCCACGCTGCTTTTGCCCTGCGACGCCGACGCAATGGTCCTCCTCTGCCCCCCGGCCCACGCGGCCTCCCACTCCTTGGTAGCCTCCCCTTCCTCCAGTCTGACCTCCACGCGCACTTCGGCCGTCTCGCTCGCACCCACGGCCCCATCTTCAGCCTCCACCTAGGCGCCAAGCTCGGCGTCGTAGTCTCCTCACCCGCCCTCGCCAGGGAGGTCCTCCGCGACCACGACGCCGCCTTCGCCAACCGCGACGTCCCCGCCTCCGCCCGCATCATCTCCTACGGCGGCGACGCCAACATCGTGTGGAACCCCAACGGTCCCAAGTGGCGGATGCTGCGCCGCGTGAGCGTCCGCGAGATGCTTTGCACCGCGGGGCTCGACGCCGTCTACGCGCTGCGGCGCCGGGAGATGCGCGCGGCGGCGGCAAACATCAGGGCGCAGGCGGGGACCGCGGTGGACGTCGGCGCGGAGATGTTCCTGGCGACGTTGAACACGGTGACGGGGACGCTGTGGGGCGCCACGCTGGAGGGCGCCGATGAGAAGATGAGGAGCGCGGTGGGGAAGGAGTTCCGGGAGGTGGTGGCGGAGATCACCGAGCTACTCGGGCAGCCCGACGTGTCGGACTTCTTCCCGGCGGTGGCGTGGATGGATCTGCAGGGGATCCAGCGCCGTATGGGCGTGTTCCTGCGCCGATTCGACCGCATCTTCGAAGATATCATCGAGatgagaagaaagaaggaaggcggCAGTGTAGGCGAAGGAAAAGACTTCTTGGAGTTCATGCTGAGGCTGGAGAAGGAAGGCTGCGACGGGAATACGCCCTTCACCATGACTAACGTCAAAGCTCTGCTCATG GACATGGTGGTAGGCGGAACAGAGACCACATCCAACACGGTAGAATGGGTCATGGCAGAGATGCTGCATAAGCCCGAGATCCTCAAGCGAGCCCAAGCGGAGGTGGACGCTGTGGTGGGCCGCGACGCCGTAGTCGAAGAGTCCCACATCGGTCATCTCCCCTACCTCGCCGCCGTCATCAAAGAGACGCTCCGCCTGCACCCGGCCCTGCCTCTGATGGTCCCCCACTGCCCGAGCGCCACTTGCGTCGTCGGCGGCTACTCCGTCCCCGCCGGCGCGAGAGTGTTCGTCAATGTGTGGGCCATCCACCGGGACCCGGAGGTATGGGAGGACCCGCTGGAGTTCCGGCCGGAGAGGTTCGAGAACGGCGGCGAGGCGGGGAAGCGGGGCTGGGACTTCAGCGGCAACGACTTCAGGTACCTCCCGTTCGGGTCGGGGCGGAGGATATGCGCGGGGGTGGCGATGGCGGAGAGGATGGCGTCGTACATGGTGGCGACGCTGGTGCACTCGTTCGAGTGGCAGACGCCGGAGGGAATAGGGAAGGAGGCGGCGGCGACGGACATGGAGGAGAAGTTTGGGATCGTGATGAAGAAGGCGCGGCCGCTGGTGCTGGTACCGACGCCCAGGCTTGCAAGAGATGATCTATACTCGTAA
- the LOC121995457 gene encoding uncharacterized protein LOC121995457, with protein MRSVPSRVTAGLIAAFLSACPFPSPPNLLFFAAAAAALSVLHLSKARARPLTPLCSRREVSLTVAMRSTVSPPPSLTFSSPESLSDWIRPHLPFDPVGSWGAVPGSKSLVNLWIEVNRGETSLLLLPDSEGDPSGEKEGTSTILRVVNVAIVRIRNSRGEVLVESHQILSDGTVRHRYRPLSEKMMPWEAVEEAAVRAVREELGKDAVRIIPGSYRMRMEDRASASYPGLPGRYILHTVDADVEGLPEVGEFSTEENGEGVEAAEKGVFVRKHFWKWIADDGGMQQSWE; from the coding sequence ATGCGCTCCGTTCCTTCTCGCGTCACCGCGGGTCTCATCGCCGCCTTCCTCTCCGCCTGCCCCTTCCCTTCTCCTCCTAACCTCCTCTTCTTCGCTGCCGCAGCCGCCGCGCTCTCGGTTCTCCACCTGTCCAAAGCCCGCGCACGCCCGCTTACTCCCCTCTGCTCCCGCCGCGAAGTGTCTCTAACGGTGGCGATGAGATCCACCGTCTCGCCTCCGCCGTCGCTTACCTTCTCCTCTCCCGAATCGCTCTCCGATTGGATCCGCCCTCATCTCCCCTTCGACCCTGTCGGCTCCTGGGGCGCGGTTCCTGGATCTAAATCCCTCGTCAATCTATGGATCGAGGTCAACCGCGGAGAGACTTCGCTCCTCCTCCTTCCCGATTCCGAGGGTGACCCGAGCGGCGAGAAAGAAGGAACCTCTACCATCCTCCGAGTCGTCAACGTGGCCATCGTCAGGATCCGTAATTCTCGCGGCGAAGTCCTTGTCGAATCGCACCAAATCCTCTCCGACGGCACGGTGCGCCACCGATACCGGCCCCTTTCCGAGAAGATGATGCCTTGGGAGGCAGTCGAGGAGGCTGCCGTCCGTGCGGTCCGCGAGGAATTGGGGAAAGACGCAGTGAGGATTATTCCCGGCTCGTATCGGATGAGGATGGAAGACAGGGCTTCCGCCTCGTATCCGGGCCTCCCGGGGCGCTACATCTTGCATACCGTCGATGCCGATGTGGAAGGACTGCCGGAGGTGGGGGAGTTCTCGACGGAAGAGAACGGGGAGGGTGTCGAGGCAGCCGAGAAGGGGGTTTTTGTCAGGAAGCATTTCTGGAAGTGGATCGCCGATGATGGCGGCATGCAGCAATCCTGGGAGTGA